A single region of the Nicotiana sylvestris chromosome 6, ASM39365v2, whole genome shotgun sequence genome encodes:
- the LOC104210810 gene encoding uncharacterized protein has translation MSLMEVITKASIEHSPTTSEGNYSIVLSGEPVLLQLKPEKEEDDGVSLVKRGTGWKFSSTDVELIELGKNFIKKLKRKMKNPKTFNKDDFFGMFVAYVAEIWEKFGVSIHVDGLDEGNIVKLTEKVGNFMGRDVKGLVLEACFVLESWEVLGSLIVNGLVEHSCLSNLINNLIEKKQSWLVVLCVKHVFDIQTYDMIRVLKYFLSLPKNGDSSLTFVRKEWESQAMSAIDKAMDTSLGPDRMSLARDASFLLMLAHDGFSVYEMCLHYFLGSRNVDEVILGACISKLTGSEIMVLIRYLQKWLNKYERFPQVCPCPKASFELGLKASEWAPSLEDVVKCLGLVVDEHFSSFVLHQEFHEELKSLDEVVNSLTAEAKVCGIMSNLTEALKKQTQRVVGDAAYE, from the exons ATGTCTTTGATGGAAGTTATAACCAAAGCTTCGATTGAACATTCACCAACCACCTCCGAGGGAAATTACTCAATTGTTCTTAGTGGAGAACCAGTTCTGCTTCAACTGAAACCGGAAAAGGAAGAGGACGACGGCGTATCGCTAGTCAAACGAGGTACTGGATGGAAATTTTCATCAACTGATGTTGAATTAATCGAGTTGGGGAAAAATTTCATCAAAAAATTGAAGAGGAAGATGAAAAACCCTAAGACATTCAACAAAGACGACTTCTTTGGGATGTTTGTTGCCTACGTGGCAGAAATTTGGGAGAAATTTGGTGTTTCAATTCATGTTGATGGGTTGGATGAGGGCAATATTGTAAAATTGACCGAAAAGGTGGGTAATTTTATGGGTAGAGATGTTAAGGGTTTGGTTTTGGAAGCATGTTTTGTTTTAGAGAGTTGGGAGGTTTTGGGGAGTTTGATTGTTAATGGGCTTGTTGAACATTCATGCTTATCGAATTTGATAAATAACCTAATTGAAAAGAAGCAATCTTGGTTGGTTGTTTTGTGTGTAAAGCATGTTTTTGATATTCAAACTTATGATATGATTCGTGTGTTGAAATACTTTCTTTCCCTTCCAAAAAACGGGGATAGTAGCTTGACTTTTGTGAGGAAGGAGTGGGAGAGTCAAGCAATGTCTGCAATTGATAAGGCAATGGACACGAGCCTTGGTCCGGATAGGATGAGTCTAGCTAGGGATGCTTCATTTTTGCTTATGCTAGCACATGATGGGTTTTCGGTTTACGAAATGTGTTTGCATTACTTTCTTGGGTCGAGGAATGTTGATGAAGTTATTTTGGGTGCTTGCATTAGTAAATTAACGGGTTCAGAGATAATGGTTTTGATCCGGTACCTGCAAAAGTGGTTGAACAAGTATGAGAGGTTTCCTCAGGTGTGTCCTTGTCCTAAGGCATCATTTGAATTGGGGTTGAAGGCTTCTGAATGGGCTCCTTCACTTGAAGATGTAGTCAAGTGTCTCGGTTTGGTTGTAGATGAGCacttctcttcttttgtcttgCATCAAGAGTTTCATGAGGAATTGAAATCTTTAGATGAAGTTGTCAATTCCTTAACTGCAGAAGCAAAAGTATGTGGCATCATGTCAAATTTGACTGAGGCATTGAAAAAGCAAACTCAAAG GGTAGTTGGCGATGCAGCTTACGAGTGA